The following proteins are co-located in the Telopea speciosissima isolate NSW1024214 ecotype Mountain lineage chromosome 9, Tspe_v1, whole genome shotgun sequence genome:
- the LOC122638844 gene encoding probable alpha,alpha-trehalose-phosphate synthase [UDP-forming] 7, producing the protein MVKLPVKAKRRPDNKGWSFSWDEDSLLLQLKDGLPKDMEVIYVGLLKVEVEGNEQDDVSQVLLEKFKSVPAFLPSDVFDKFYRGFCKQQLWPLFHYMLPFSADNGGRFDRALWEAYVSANKLFSQKVIEVINPEDDYVWIHDYHLMVLPTFLRRRFNRLRMGFFLHSPFPSSEIYRTLPVREEILKALLNSDLIGFHTFDYARHFLSCCSRMLGLDYQSKRGYIGLEYYGRTVGIKIMPVGIHMGQICSVLRQADEEWRVAELKQQFAGKTVLLGVDDMDIFKGINLKLLAMEQMLKLHSKWQGRAVLVQIANPARGQGRNLEEIQEEIQASCRRINEQFGHPGYEPVVFIDRPVSVSERMAFYTIAECVVVTAVRDGMNLTPYEYIVCRQGASVAGSSSESTGPKKSMLVVSEFIGCSPSLSGAIRINPWNVDATAEAMNEAISMADAEKQLRHENHYRYISTHDVAFWARSFLQDLERTCKDHFRRRCWGIGLSFGFRVVALDPNFRKLSLDAIVAAYSRAKSRAILLDYDGTVMPQTSINKKPSQEVISILNILCGDDKNTVFIVSGRGRESLGMWFSPCERLGIAAEHGYFLRWLRDDEWEICGQNIDFGWTQMAEPVMKLYTESTDGSSIETKESALVWHHRDADPGFGSSQAKELLDHLESVLANEPVAVKSGQFIVEVKPQGVSKGLIAEKIFTTMAEKGRQSDFVLCVGDDRSDEDMFEIIGDAMNKNILSYHTALFACTVGQKPSKAKYYLDDTTEVINMLEALAEASDLTSPKSSDSSFPEAGTAEEP; encoded by the exons ATGGTGAAG CTGCCCGTGAAAGCCAAGCGAAGGCCCGATAACAAAGGCTGGAGCTTCAGTTGGGATGAAGATTCGTTACTGTTGCAGCTCAAGGATGGCTTGCCTAAAGACATGGAAGTTATCTATGTTGGGCTGTTGAAGGTCGAAGTAGAGGGGAATGAGCAGGACGATGTGTCTCAGGTTCTGCTCGAGAAGTTCAAATCTGTACCTGCTTTCCTCCCTTCAGATGTCTTCGACAAATTCTATCGGGGTTTCTGTAAGCAGCAGCTCTGGCCTCTGTTTCATTATATGCTCCCATTCTCGGCTGATAATGGTGGAAGGTTTGATCGTGCTCTTTGGGAAGCGTACGTTTCTGCGAATAAACTCTTCTCGCAGAAGGTGATCGAGGTGATTAACCCAGAAGATGACTACGTCTGGATTCATGACTACCATCTCATGGTGCTTCCCACCTTCTTGAGAAGGCGCTTCAACCGTTTGCGAATGGGTTTCTTTCTCCACAGCCCATTTCCTTCATCTGAGATCTACAGGACTCTACCTGTTAGGGAAGAGATCCTCAAGGCACTGTTGAATTCAGACCTGATTGGTTTCCACACTTTCGACTATGCTCGGCATTTCCTCTCCTGTTGCAGTCGGATGTTGGGTTTGGATTATCAATCCAAGAGAGGTTACATTGGGTTGGAATATTATGGAAGGACTGTTGGGATCAAGATCATGCCCGTTGGAATCCACATGGGTCAGATTTGTTCTGTGCTGAGACAGGCTGATGAGGAGTGGAGGGTTGCAGAGCTTAAGCAGCAGTTTGCGGGGAAGACTGTATTGCTTGGCGTTGATGATATGGATATCTTTAAAGGGATTAATCTGAAGCTCTTGGCAATGGAACAGATGCTCAAGTTACACTCCAAGTGGCAGGGAAGGGCTGTACTTGTTCAGATTGCGAATCCTGCCAGGGGTCAAGGGAGAAATCTTGAAGAGATACAAGAAGAAATACAGGCGAGTTGCAGGAGGATTAATGAACAATTCGGTCACCCTGGTTATGAACCGGTGGTGTTCATTGATAGACCTGTTTCGGTTAGTGAAAGAATGGCCTTCTACACTATTGCCGAGTGTGTCGTTGTCACGGCTGTGAGGGATGGTATGAACCTTACTCCGTATGAGTATATCGTGTGCAGGCAGGGTGCCTCTGTAGCTGGGTCGAGTTCAGAGTCAACAGGGCCAAAGAAGAGCATGCTGGTGGTGTCAGAGTTCATTGGTTGTTCGCCTTCACTTAGTGGAGCGATACGGATCAACCCATGGAATGTTGACGCCACTGCAGAGGCAATGAATGAAGCTATTTCAATGGCAGATGCTGAGAAACAGCTGAGGCATGAGAACCATTACCGCTATATAAGCACCCATGATGTGGCTTTTTGGGCGCGAAGTTTCTTGCAAGATTTGGAGAGAACTTGTAAAGATCATTTCAGGAGAAGATGTTGGGGAATTGGGTTGAGTTTCGGTTTCAGGGTTGTGGCACTTGATCCTAATTTCAGAAAGCTTTCCCTAGATGCCATTGTTGCAGCATACTCAAGGGCTAAGAGCAGAGCCATACTACTGGACTATGATGGCACTGTCATGCCTCAAACCTCCATAAACAAAAAACCAAGTCAAGAGGTTATCTCCATTCTTAACATACTATGTGGTGATGATAAGAACACAGTCTTCATTGTTAGCGGAAGAGGGAGGGAAAGTCTGGGAATGTGGTTTTCTCCATGTGAGAGGCTCGGGATTGCAGCTGAGCACGGTTACTTCTTGAG GTGGTTGCGTGATGATGAATGGGAAATCTGCGGGCAGAATATTGATTTTGGGTGGACACAAATGGCTGAGCCTGTAATGAAATTGTATACAGAATCTACGGATGGTTCTTCCATTGAAACTAAGGAGAGTGCCTTGGTTTGGCACCATAGGGATGCGGACCCCGGCTTTGGATCCTCTCAAGCAAAGGAGCTGCTGGATCACCTAGAGAGTGTGCTAGCAAATGAACCAGTTGCCGTGAAGAGTGGTCAGTTCATTGTCGAAGTGAAGCCTCAG GGAGTCAGCAAAGGTCTCATTGCAGAAAAGATCTTCACTACCATGGCTGAGAAAGGGAGGCAATCAGATTTTGTGCTATGTGTCGGGGATGACAGATCAGATGAGGACATGTTTGAGATCATCGGTGATGCTATGAACAAgaatatcctttcttaccataCTGCTTTATTTGCCTGCACAGTTGGGCAGAAGCCAAGTAAAGCCAAGTATTATTTGGATGACACAACTGAGGTCATCAACATGCTGGAAGCTCTTGCTGAAGCATCTGATTTAACATCCCCGAAATCATCTGATTCATCATTCCCCGAAGCAGGAACTGCAGAGGAGCCTTGA
- the LOC122638845 gene encoding uncharacterized protein LOC122638845 encodes MDAHVKRRTSEEVVAERHGKGPQQTTMENRMRSEEERDKLRSYFARWAYESGVPFNALRLRGFEELVEAIGQYGPGFKPPSFHDYRVPLLKSEKEKIDEIKKKHTISWKKGCTLMFDGWTDKKGRHLINFLVNSTEGTFFLGPVDASSQIQDAKMLFEFLDNKIEEIGEENVVQVVTDNASNYVAAGRHTRFLEAMRVHTRGADLVRAGATKFASSFLTLQSLLKHKDNLRKLFLFDHWDNSKLSHTKAGKQIVEIILSTPFWNGVQDCLRASLPLIQVLRIVDGDERPALPEVYIAMEEESDESIVNSLMHKANDAFNDILTRMVPDTTLQDKISAQSAAYTGSNGSCKGDVVWWEKHRSSTPELTKLARRLLGLCCSSSGCEHNWSIFEFIHTKKMNRLEHQRLNDLVYIQYNLRLQIRFQEKGNNPEILIHWCLMI; translated from the exons atggatgctcatgtCAAGAGGCGGACTTCTGAAGAGGTTGTTGCAGAAAGGCACGGTAAAGGTCCCCAACAAACTACAATGGAGAACCGTATGAGAtcagaggaggaaagagataaacttCGTTCTTACTTTGCAAGGTGGGCTTATGAAAGCGGTGTTCCATTCAATGCCTTGAGGCTAAGGGGCTTTGAGGAGTTGGTTGAGGCAATTGGACAGTATGGGCCAGGTTTCAAGCCCCCTTCATTTCATGATTATAGGGTTCCTCTATTGAAGtctgagaaggaaaaaattgatgaaataaaaaagaaacacacaATCTCTTGGAAGAAAGGGTGCACTCTCATGTTTGATGGGTGGACAGACAAGAAAGGAAggcacttaattaattttcttgtcaACAGTACAGAGGGGACATTCTTTTTGGGGCCTGTGGATGCATCAAGTCAAATACAAGATGCGAAAATGTTATTTGAGTTCCTTGATAATAAGATTGAGGAGATTGGAGAGGAGAATGTGGTTCAAGTGGTCACTGATAATGCTTCCAATTATGTTGCTGCTGGAAG GCATACTCGCTTTCTTGAAGCTATGAGGGTACATACAAGAGGAGCAGACTTAGTGAGGGCTGGAGCAACCAAATTTGCATCTTCATTTTTAACACTTCAAAGCTTATTGAAACATAAGGATAATTTGAGGaaattatttctttttgatCACTGGGACAATTCTAAGTTGTCACATACAAAGGCAGGGAAGCAAATTGTTGAAATAATTCTTTCCACACCTTTCTGGAATGGTGTGCAAGATTGCTTGAGAGCATCATTGCCTCTTATTCAAGTATTGAGGATAGTAGATGGAGATGAGAGGCCTGCATTGCCTGAAGTATATATTGCAATGGAAGAG GAATCAGATGAATCTATAGTCAACTCCTTGATGCATAAAGCAAATGATGCCTTTAATGATATTCTTACAAGGATGGTGCCTGATACAACCTTACAAGACAAGATCAGTGCACAATCTGCTGCTTATACTGGAAGTAATGGAAGTTGCAAAGGAGATG tcgTTTGGTGGGAAAAACATAGAAGCTCTACACCTGAGCTTACAAAGCTTGCAAGGCGCTTACTTGGCCTTTGTTGCTCATCCTCTGGTTGTGAGCACAATTGGAGCATATTTGAGTTT ATTCACACCAAGAAGATGAATAGGTTAGAGCATCAACGTTTAAATGATCTTGTCTACATCCAGTATAATCTCCGTCTTCAAATAAGGTTCCAAGAGAAAGGGAACAATCCAGAAATTCTAATCCATTGGTGCTTGATGATCTAG